DNA sequence from the Maridesulfovibrio frigidus DSM 17176 genome:
CTTGAGTGTCCAGTATCAGATCATCCTTTCTCCAAGCGTTTGCACAACCCAACAGCTGTGCAGATTAAGAGCGAAGAGAAAGCTGTATGTGATCCTCGCTACCCATTCGTCGGAACAACTTACCGTGTAACCGAACATTGGCAGACAGGTTCAATGACTCGCTGGTGTTCATGGTTAGTTGAAGCCGAGCCACAGATGTTCGTAGAAATCAGCCCAGAACTAGCTGAACTTCGCGGAATTAAGAACGGCGATAAAGTTACTGTAGAAAGCCTTCGTGGTTCACTATGGGCCATCGCAATGGTAACTGAAAGAATTAGTCCATACCTTGTTCAGGGACAACAGATTCACATGGTCGGAATGCCTTGGCACTTCGGCTGGGTAACACCGGTTAATGGCGGAGACTCTGCTAACATCGTTACCCCGAACGTTGGTGACCCAAACACTGGTATTCCAGAATACAAAGCCTTTATGGTCAATCTGCGTAAGTGGAAGGAGGGTGACAAGTAATGAACGGTAAAAGCTTTTTCGTAGACCTCACCCTTTGTACCGCTTGTCGCGGTTGTCAGGTGGCTTGCAAGCAGTGGAAGAAACTCCCTGCTGAAAAGACACGCAATATGGGTTCTCACCAGAACCCGCAGGATCTATCATCTAAAACTATTCGTCTTGTTCGTTTTAATGAAACAATGGACGATAAAGGTAAACTGAGCTGGAACTTCTTCCCTGAGCAGTGCAGACATTGCATTGAGCCACCTTGTAAGTACATGGTAAACATGTACGCACCTGGCGGAGTAACTCAGGACGCAGAAACCGGCGCAGTTGAAATGACAGATAAAGCTGTTATCAAACCAGGCCGCGTAGAAAGCTGGGAACTATGTCCTTACAATGTTCCACGCCAGGATCCTAAAACAGGATTGTGGAACAAATGTGACATGTGTATCGATCGCGTAAAGATCGGCATGCTCCCATCTTGTGTACAGAGTTGCCCGACCGGCACCATGAACTTTGGTGATCGTGAAGATATGTTGGCTCTTGCAAACAAACGTCTGGCTGAAGTTAAAAAGACCAAGCCTAAAGCATTCTTAGCTGACCCTGAAGATGTTCGCGTAATTTATCTGTGTGAAACAGATCCTGAAAATTACGCTGAGCACCTCGTAGCTTCGACTGATCAGCGCACAACAATTATGACGGCTAGCGGACCTGCTCCGACAAAGAGTTCGCGTCGCGGATTTTTGTCAGCAGCTCTTGGCAAAAACAATAAAGCCTAAACAGACACACACTAAGAGGAAATAAAATGAAAAACTTATTCATCGTGTGCCTACTCTGTATGGGCATGACGGTTATAGCCATGGCAGCTAATGCTGAGGAAGCTCTCGAAGCACCTCAAGATGAAATTATGATTAACTTCATCAAAGGCAATAGCAAAGACGACCTCGGAGTTGCTTTCAATCATACTAGTCATGAGAACTATGAATGTATTGATTGTCACCACGATCTTAAAAAATCCAAGGTTCCAACTAGCTGTTCGACTTGTCACACTGACTTTGCACCAGTGCCAACGAAAGGTTACAAGTCCTACTTCAAGGCAATGCATAAAAAACGTTTGAACGCTAAGCGCCCTTCATGCTTATCGTGTCACGTTAAAGAATTCGGAAATGACCCTGAAATGACTGGATGTACATCCTCCTCATGTCATCCGGATGGAATAAAGTAACCTAAGTTACAGTCTATTGCATCAGACCTTCAAAGGTCCGTAGCACTCCACATGAAAGCCCGTTTACACTTAGTGTAAACGGGCTTCTTGTTTGGTTTAGGGGTAAGCTAGATGAGGGAAGGTTCTAACACATTCAGCCCAAGCAGAAATATAAAGTCTCAACGTACAAAGAACTGCGATGTTAACAAAATCTTAATTATTATTTAAGGTATACGACTCTTCTTTTAATCCATTATCATATTCAATTTTGCCCATCACAAATCCGAGCAACGGGACAAATGTAACAGGTATCATAGCGCAAATAGCATATAATATATTGCTATCCGAGTGAGCAGCAATAACAATAAAAACAAAGCATAAAGCAAAAAACATAATCAAAATTAGAAACTTAATAGGAAACTTGTACAAACTAAATTTGACTGTCCTGAACTTAACTAATTTCATATTTACAGCCATAAATATTGGCAAAGAGAACAAAGCAAATAAGAAGGACTGAATAATCACTCCTGAAATTACAAAAATTACCCATGTAAAAGTTTCTTCTGAAAAATCGTCTTCAATAATGGGATGTACACCATTTATAAGATCAATCGCATACAACATTTTTTCTATAAGCCATGTGTCGAAAACATTATTAATGAACAGAGGAGCAAGCCATGTATCCAAAAAATGAATACCGATTAGCACCAAATAGAGAACACAAATTCTGCCCATAAATGACAACAAGATACTTACATTTTTACTTATGCCTAATTCATAAAAAACCAGAATAAATGCGATAAAGAACAGACGTCCGTAAAAAG
Encoded proteins:
- a CDS encoding 4Fe-4S dicluster domain-containing protein, translated to MNGKSFFVDLTLCTACRGCQVACKQWKKLPAEKTRNMGSHQNPQDLSSKTIRLVRFNETMDDKGKLSWNFFPEQCRHCIEPPCKYMVNMYAPGGVTQDAETGAVEMTDKAVIKPGRVESWELCPYNVPRQDPKTGLWNKCDMCIDRVKIGMLPSCVQSCPTGTMNFGDREDMLALANKRLAEVKKTKPKAFLADPEDVRVIYLCETDPENYAEHLVASTDQRTTIMTASGPAPTKSSRRGFLSAALGKNNKA
- a CDS encoding cytochrome c3 family protein — its product is MKNLFIVCLLCMGMTVIAMAANAEEALEAPQDEIMINFIKGNSKDDLGVAFNHTSHENYECIDCHHDLKKSKVPTSCSTCHTDFAPVPTKGYKSYFKAMHKKRLNAKRPSCLSCHVKEFGNDPEMTGCTSSSCHPDGIK